A segment of the Entomomonas moraniae genome:
CCACAGTTACAGCTAAAAAAGCAGGTTATCTTACTAGCGAACTAAAAAGGCTCAATATTCTTTACTCACGTATCAACGGTTTCTCTACACCAGCAGATGCAGGACAAATAGCAAAAGAACAGTAGCAAGCATTTATTAAGAATAATTAATGAATTATTAAACCAGTCAGAACCAAAAATTTTTATAAAAAAAAACTTAAAGTCGATCCAGCGCTAGCCGAAATTATCAGTGAATATGATAGTGCTAACTAAGTGATCAAACTGCATGATAATAGGTATCGATGTTTTTAGAGCCATCTATATTGGATAGTGAGGATAAAATAATACTATTTGCTAGAATGGCATGAAGGATAGACAACGACTTTATAAACTATTGCCTATTCCATTTGTTTATTTTGTTATGAAGCTTATGTGCCAATACCAGAAGTTTAATAAGAATCTGGGATTATATATCTGATCATTAGTTGCTCAAGTGAATTGTAAAATATCTCGAAATCTTAAGGTATATCAAAGCCTACTATAATCGAGCAAGAAGACACTCACGTTTAAATTATTTATTGTCTGTTGAATTTAGAAATAAATGAACTGGGCAGATCATTTATAACTTATCAAGTTTTGAAGGCTTATTTTGTAGAGATAGTGCGTTACCTAGACGAGCACAACGAACAAACTCTATAAGATACTATTATTTAGGTAGGACATTTGCTTAAACAGAAGAAATAGCCTCAACTGTAGCCTTTTTAGGCTTAAAGGATACTGGCTATGGTATTGATTCAGATATTGTTAATTAATGGCCGCTTTTCACATTAGAGCTACGGAGTATGGCACAGTTTGTCGAAAGGTTTGATCACTACTTAATACTAAATGAATAACTTCTTGTCAGTGCGTGGATCGTATTTAGTGCTCATTGGAGGCTCTTTTTAAAGTTAAAAAGCCTCCAATAAACTAGGGATAGATCAGTCTCAATCAATAATGTAATAAAATACTAGAATTGGAAACGATAGCCAACACTTGCTTGCATTTTATCAAAGCGTTGTCCTGCAGTACAGCCTAGTTCCCCATAGATGGTATGGCGATCATTAATTTTAGCATTTAGCCCTATACCATTATCAAACCAAGCACCGCTGAAAGAGTATTTTCCTTTATTACCGTTCAGACGATAGCTAGTATCCCCTGCAAACTCTTGAACAATACCTGTTTTAACATATAAGTTTAGTTGTAAGCTTTTTGATTCAGCCATTTTGTAGCCAACTATTCCGCTGGCACGACCTAGTAGGGAGTCATAACTATCCATTTTAATTTCTAAGCCGTTGGTAGCATTGGACTTGTCGCCGTCTTGGTATTGGTAGGCTAGCTGAAATTGTGGTTCAATATAAAAATGGCTATCGCCTAGTTTAAATTGTTTACCAAATTCAAATGACAAACCATAACCCTTGCTTTTGGTACGCCCCTGTACAGCATTATTTTGGGTGTCTTTAACAGAGAATTTATTGCGAACATTGGTGTATTTTAGGACAGTATCAAAATAAAAACCGCTATAATCTAAATAAGTTAAATTAGCACCGGCTCCGAAACTTTTAGCTGTGCCGGAACCTACTTTGTAATCAGGATCAGTTTGGCATAGCTTGCCATCAAACAAAGGTAAAAGTCACCTGAATTTAAGCGCATTTTTTTGTCAACACCTAACTGCGTTCCGCTGTAAGTCATGTCAAAACCATCAAGTTTTTGACCACCAAAGGAGTTTAATTTACCGACATAAGCACGCATCCAGAAATCAC
Coding sequences within it:
- a CDS encoding IS3 family transposase, with translation MLRYIKAYYNRARRHSRLNYLLSVEFRNK
- a CDS encoding autotransporter outer membrane beta-barrel domain-containing protein yields the protein MFDGKLCQTDPDYKVGSGTAKSFGAGANLTYLDYSGFYFDTVLKYTNVRNKFSVKDTQNNAVQGRTKSKGYGLSFEFGKQFKLGDSHFYIEPQFQLAYQYQDGDKSNATNGLEIKMDSYDSLLGRASGIVGYKMAESKSLQLNLYVKTGIVQEFAGDTSYRLNGNKGKYSFSGAWFDNGIGLNAKINDRHTIYGELGCTAGQRFDKMQASVGYRFQF
- a CDS encoding autotransporter outer membrane beta-barrel domain-containing protein; translation: MGELRDSDGKHEGDFWMRAYVGKLNSFGGQKLDGFDMTYSGTQLGVDKKMRLNSGDFYLCLMASYAKLILITK